The genomic interval GGAGGCGCTACCGGAGCGTTGCCGCAACTTGCTGACGATGCTTTTTTACGAGAAGGACGAGTTGAGCTATGCCGAAATCGCCCGGCGCCTAGGGATGCCTGTGCCATCGGTCGGCCCGACCCGCGCCCGCTGCCTGGAAAAAATGCGGAAGATGCTACAGGGGAAATTCTGACCTGCGCCGACGTATTTTTTCGTGACGCGGCGGCTCTGCTTAAACGGAAAGCCAGGTTGGGAGACAACAACAGATGAAATGCCCCGGGTTTGAGCAAGTGATTGATTACCTCGACGGCAAGCTGGCGCCGGCTGAAGCGGCGCGCGTCGCGGCGCATCTGGCGAGCGATTGCCGAGCCTGTGCCGAAACGCGGGGATGGTACGAAGGCGTGCGCCAGGTTGCCGCGAGCGACGACTCCATAGCGCCGCCCGCCTGGGTCTTCAAACAGGCCGTGCGCATCTTCGACACGGCGCGCCGCCCGCGACTCGGCGAGCGCATCGGGGAAGCCATTGCCCGGCTCGTCTTCGACAGCTTTGCGCGTCCGCAGATGGCGGGCATACGCTCGACCGAAACGGCGAACCGACAGATGCTGTATCGCGCCGGCGATTTCTCGATTGACTTGCAGGTTGTGCCTTCTAGCGAATCGCGCGGCGCGATCATCGGGCAGGTGTTGCGCGAAGGCGACGCGGCTTTTGAATCGGTGGCGAACCTGCGGCTCGAAATCGCGCGCGGCGATGAACGCCCGCTTACGGCGGTCACCGATGACCGGGGCGAATTCAAGATCAATGACATAGATTACGGAAGCTACAATCTGCGCATCGAGCTGGCGGATGGACGAATCACCATTCCGAGATTGCCGATGACGCAAGATTGACTGCCCTCTTTAGGGCCAAGCCGGCCCGCCGCCTTCAACGCGAAATCCGTCGGAGCGCTGGTGTGAAGAGTCGGGTGAAGGATTGCCTGAAACAGGCGTAACGTGCAGCAGTGAGCAAAGAACTCGCAGACAAGTTAATCAACGCATCGAGCGCCGAGGCGTTCTTGCGCGCGCAGAACGGCGCGGCGGGATGGCAAATGGCTGCGGCGCTGAAGACCGAGATTGACCGTCTGGTCGGCTGCGATCTGGCCAGCGCCGGTCAACTGGCGGCGCGCCTTGAACAGCTTGCCGCGGCCCTCGGCGACCGCCGTGCGCAAGCCTTCGCCGATGCCAGCCGCGCCCGCGTCCTGCATTTCAGCGGCAGCTTTACGGATGCCGAGCGGCTCTACGAGCAGGCGAGCCAATCGCTCAGGTCTGCCGGACTCAAGACCGAAGCTGCCGCCTTGCAAACGCAGGCGGTCGGCGTGCTGATCGATCTGGGCCGCTATCAAGACGCCCTGCGATTGGCGAAAGGCGCCCGCCGCCGCCTTGCCGCCGAGCCGGTTCAACTGGCGCAGCTCGAAAACAACATCGGCAACATTTATTACCGGCTCGACCGCTACCGGCAATCGCTGACCCATTACGACCGGGCGCGCGAAGTCTTTGACGTTGCCGGCGACGAGACCATGCGCGCCTTTGTGGATTTCAACCGCGCAAACGTGCTGGGCGAGATGGATCGCCACGCCGAGGCGCTGGCGCTTACCGAAAGCGCGGCCACGGGATTCGAGCGCGCCGCGCAGCCCGCCTTTGCCGCTGAAGCCCGCTTTCACATCGCCTACCTGCAATTCCTGCGCGGCAATTACAACGAAGCGCTCGCCGCCTATCACGCGGCCCGTGACCGTTTGAGCGCCCTCGGCAGCCGCATGCGCGTCGCCTGGTGCGATCAGGAGATGGCCGAAGTGCTGCTGGCGCTCAATGCTTTTGGCGAGGCCGCCGAGAGCGCCGCCGCCGCCCGCGCCGAGTTCGGCGAATGTGATATGCCTTACGAAGCGGCACAGGCCGCCGTCGTCCACGCCCTGGCGCGCATGGGCCAGCGGCAGTTCGACGCCGCGCAGGCAGATTTGCTTGAAGCGCGCCGGGTCTTTGACGAGCGCAACAACCCGACGACTGTCGCCACCGTTGACGTTTATCTGGCCGAGCTGGCACTCAGGCGCGGCGAGTTGCGCGAAGCCGAAGCCCATACGAGCGCCGCCTTGCATCTGTTCAGCCGCCAGCGACTGGCAACGCGCACCGCTTATGCGCGGCTGCTCGGGGCGCGCGTTGCGTATCAGCAGAATGATCTGAAGAAAGCGTCGCGTTTGTCGCGCCAGGCGCTCACTGCCATCGAAGGTTTGTTCGCGCCCGCCATCGCTTATCAATGCCACCATCTGATGGGCAGCATCGAGCGCGACCGCAAACGCCGCAAGCCGGCGCTCGCCAGTTTTCGCCGCGCCGTTGACACCATTGAACAGATGCGCGGCGGCATCGTCGCCGACGAATTCAAAGCGACCTTCCTGCATGACAAGATGCACGCTTACGAGGACGCCATCGCCGCCTGTCTCGATGCCGGCGATGATGAGCTGATCGAAGAAGCTTTCCGGCTGGTCGAGTCGTCGAAGTCGCGGGCGCTGGCCGACCTGATGGCCCGCTACGCGCGCAAGCCGGCGCCGAGCGCGCTCAAGCCCGACACCCGCGAGCGCTTGGCGAAGCTGATCGAAAATTTGAACTGGTACAGCTCGCAAGCCGGCCTTGCCGATGATAAAGGCGAGCAGCGCAGCGCCGAGATCGTCGACCGTTACCGGCAAAATGCCGCGCGCTGCGAGCAGCAGATCGCGCGGCTCTACCGTCGCCTTGAGCTTGAATCGCCCGGCCTTGCGGCGATTGAGCGTTTCGCTTCGATCAAGGCTGCCGATTTGTTTGATACGTTACAAACGGACGAAACCGCCGTCGAATACTTCGCGACCGGCGAGCACGTTTCGGCGTTCGTGGCGACGCGCGACGGCTTGCGCGTGGCGCGGCACATCGCCGCCCGCCGCGAAGTCGAACAGTTGCTCGCGACGCTGCGCTTTCAACTCGAAAAGTTCAACTATGGCGCCGCCTATGTCGCGGCGCATTTCGGTCAACTGCGCCGCGCGACGAACGAAACCTTGGGCGCGCTCTACGGGCGCCTGTTCGCGCCGCTCGAATCACTGGTTGCCGGCTCCAGGTTAATTGTCATCCCGCATGGCGAGTTGCATTACATTCCGTTCCAGGCGCTCAAGGCGGGCGACCAGTACCTGATTGATCGCTACGAAATCTCTTACGCGCCGAGCGCTTCGGTGCTGAAGCTCTGCCGCGCCCGCCGTGATCGAGCGTCGTCAGCCGACCGCGCAAATGATGGGCGGCTGGTGGCGCTGGGGCTTGCCGAGAGCGGCACGCCGAGCATCGAAGAAGAGATACGCCAGCTTGCCCGGCTCTTCCCCGACGCCCTGACGCTAACGGGAGAAGCGGCAACGCGCGACAACCTGTTCAAGGCGGCGCCCGAGGCGCGCTTTCTGCACCTGGCGTCACACGGGTATTTCCGGCGCGATAATCCGATGTTTTCTTTCTTGAAGCTGGCCGATGCGCCGTTGAACTTTTACAGCCTGCTCGATTTGCAGTTGAACGCCGAGATGGTGACGTTGTCGGCATGTCACACCGGCGTCAATAAAGTGTTTCCGGGCGACGAGCTGCACGGCTTGATGCGCGGCTTTCTTTACGCCGGCGCGCCGTCGGTCGTCGCCAGCCTGTGGGCGGTCAGCGATCATTCGACAACCGAGCTGATGCGCGAGATGTACGGCGGGATTCGCGCGGGTTTATCGAAGCGCGCCGCTTTACGCCAGGCTCAACTGGCGACCAGAGAGGCGTATGGTCATCCGTACTACTGGGCGCCGTTCGTGCTGATGGGCGACCCGGAATAGCCGGTGACCGCCATCACAGATTGAGTGATGGCTGAGTAGTAGATTGAAAAGATTGTCGTGATGTAGCGCAAGGCGGTTAGCTTGCGCGAGACTCTGCGCAAGCTAACCGCCTTGCGCTACATTGGATTCGATTATGAATTTGAGATTCTTCAATGTCATTGCGCTGGCCTTGATTCTCTTCTTTGCCGCAAACCTGCTGCCCGTACGGGCGCAGACGGCGGACGTGCCGGATTTCATTCGCGGCGAAGTGCTGGTCGAGATCAAGCCGGGCGCTTCGATTGACGCGCTGATTGCGCGGTTTGGCCTGAGTTTGAAACAGCGCATCTACGGC from Blastocatellia bacterium carries:
- a CDS encoding zf-HC2 domain-containing protein — its product is MKCPGFEQVIDYLDGKLAPAEAARVAAHLASDCRACAETRGWYEGVRQVAASDDSIAPPAWVFKQAVRIFDTARRPRLGERIGEAIARLVFDSFARPQMAGIRSTETANRQMLYRAGDFSIDLQVVPSSESRGAIIGQVLREGDAAFESVANLRLEIARGDERPLTAVTDDRGEFKINDIDYGSYNLRIELADGRITIPRLPMTQD
- a CDS encoding CHAT domain-containing protein, producing the protein MSKELADKLINASSAEAFLRAQNGAAGWQMAAALKTEIDRLVGCDLASAGQLAARLEQLAAALGDRRAQAFADASRARVLHFSGSFTDAERLYEQASQSLRSAGLKTEAAALQTQAVGVLIDLGRYQDALRLAKGARRRLAAEPVQLAQLENNIGNIYYRLDRYRQSLTHYDRAREVFDVAGDETMRAFVDFNRANVLGEMDRHAEALALTESAATGFERAAQPAFAAEARFHIAYLQFLRGNYNEALAAYHAARDRLSALGSRMRVAWCDQEMAEVLLALNAFGEAAESAAAARAEFGECDMPYEAAQAAVVHALARMGQRQFDAAQADLLEARRVFDERNNPTTVATVDVYLAELALRRGELREAEAHTSAALHLFSRQRLATRTAYARLLGARVAYQQNDLKKASRLSRQALTAIEGLFAPAIAYQCHHLMGSIERDRKRRKPALASFRRAVDTIEQMRGGIVADEFKATFLHDKMHAYEDAIAACLDAGDDELIEEAFRLVESSKSRALADLMARYARKPAPSALKPDTRERLAKLIENLNWYSSQAGLADDKGEQRSAEIVDRYRQNAARCEQQIARLYRRLELESPGLAAIERFASIKAADLFDTLQTDETAVEYFATGEHVSAFVATRDGLRVARHIAARREVEQLLATLRFQLEKFNYGAAYVAAHFGQLRRATNETLGALYGRLFAPLESLVAGSRLIVIPHGELHYIPFQALKAGDQYLIDRYEISYAPSASVLKLCRARRDRASSADRANDGRLVALGLAESGTPSIEEEIRQLARLFPDALTLTGEAATRDNLFKAAPEARFLHLASHGYFRRDNPMFSFLKLADAPLNFYSLLDLQLNAEMVTLSACHTGVNKVFPGDELHGLMRGFLYAGAPSVVASLWAVSDHSTTELMREMYGGIRAGLSKRAALRQAQLATREAYGHPYYWAPFVLMGDPE